GCAGCAGCAGCTTGCGGCGGCGGCGGGCGGCGTGGTTCGTCCAGCTCCCCTGGTTGTACTCGGGGATGTGGATGGCCTCCATCCACAGCTCGTCGTTGTAGAAGGTGCAGAACCCGTCCACCATGGAGGCGTGGCCTTCCCGCAGGGACTTCACTTCGGTGCCCATGAGCGCGATTCCAGCCTCGTAAGTATCCAGCACGTGGTAGTCATGCCGGGCCTTACGGTTGGTGGCCACCACTTTACGGCCACTTTCTTTAGGCAAGGGAAAGCTCCTCAGTTCAAGAATCGGATGTCCGCCGGCCCAGCCGGCGCGGAGTCATACCAGTCTACGGCAGGCCGCGCGCCTCGCTACAGCAGGCGCATCGGGTCCACGGCGGTGCCGTTCAGCCAGGTTTCAAAGTGGGCGTGGCAGCCAGTGGAGTTCCCTGTATTGCCCGAGTAGGCAATAAGCTGCCCCTGCGAGACCCGCTGCCCGTTCGACACCACGATGCTGGCGTTGTGGTAGTAGATGGTGTTCAGGGTGTTGCCCTCGACCAGGCCGTGGGAGATTTTGACCCGCCAGCCGCCGCCGTCGGCGGAACTCCAGCCCGAACTGAAGACCTCTCCCGCCGCTGCCGCATAGACGGGCGTGCCGCAGGCGGCGCCGAAGTCGATGCCGGTGTGCAAGTACCCGCCCTGGCCGTAGAAGTCGATGGTGCCCGGCGGCGTCGCCCGCCAGCCGAAGCCGGACGTGATGGGAACGCTGCCATCAAAAGGGTGCCGGAGACCAAAGGCCGACGGCGATCCAATAGGCGGCACAAACGGCTGCACCGGGGGCGGCGGCTGGTTCCTCGCTGCCGCGGCGGCCGCGGCAGCTGCGGCAGCTTCCGCCGCCAGCCGGCGCTGCTCGGCTTCCCAGGCTTCGCGGAGTTTCCTGTCGCGTTCCTGGATTTCCGCGGCCACAGCGTTCTGGCTGGCCTGCACACCTGCGAGCTGGGACTGGATGCCGGGCTTGGCCGCCTGGAGTTCGGCGTCGAGGCGGGTAGTGTCGGCGATCAGGCGGTCTACTTCTTCCTTCCGGGCGGCTGCTTCATCACGTGCCGCCTTCTCCCGCTCGAGGGCTGCGTCAGCCTTGGCTTTGAGGTCCTTGATCTCGGCTTCCACGGCCTGGAGCCGGGCTTCGGAGTTCACGTTGGTAGCGTTCTGCTGCGACAGCTTGTCCATGGCGGCGTTTTGGCTCCGCATGGCCTGGTCCGCCAGGTCCATGGTTTCGGTGAGGCTGCCGCCGTTGTTGGCCCCGAAGAAAAGTGACAGGTTGGACGGTACGCCGCCGGATTTGTAGGCCTGCGTGGCGATCTGGCCGATCAGCTTCTTGGTGTCTGCAATCTTTTGCTTGTCCGTCTCAAGCTGCTGGGTGATCTTGGCCTTGTTCTGCTGCGCCATGTCCACGCGGGCGGAGAGCGCCTCCACCTCTTTGACGGCACCGGCCACGCGCCCTTGGGCCTCAAGCAGTGCCTGCTGCGCGCCAGGCAACTGGCCCTGGTAGATCACCAGGTCGCTGGCCGCCTTGGCAATGCGCGAATCGACGAATTCCAGGGACTGCTGGACGCGGGCCGCCTCCGCTTCCAGCGCCCGCTGCCTGTCTTCCAGCTCGTCAGCGAAGGCCGGGGCTGTGGAGGAGGCCAGGCCCGCGGCAAGGACGACTGCCAGCAGGCCGCTGAGAATGCTTTTGCGGTGCGCCATGCGGCGGCTGTTCAGCCGGTGTCGCGGCGACGTTTGGTCCGTTAAGTTCATGGGCATTCCTTGTTCGGTTTGCATACCTAGACGCGAAGGTATCTGCGCAAGGTCAAGAGAGACGAAATTCCAGCCAAGGATCCACCAAGGATTATCAGCGCCGGCGCGAGGATCAGCGTCTGGCCGGCGGAGATGAAGGCTGTGTCCGGGTACTGCTGGGCCATGTAGTCACCCAGGAAGAAGTGGGCCACGGCCCAGAGCGTGGCGGAGGCCAACGCCGCCCCAATGACGGCGGCAATGACACCTTCCAGGATGAAGGGAAGCTGGATCACTGTCTTGGAGGCGCCCACCAGGCGCATGATGCCCGTTTCGCGGCGGCGGCTGAAGGCGGAGAGCCTGATGGTGGTGGCGATCAGGAGGATGGCGCACACAATCATCACGCCTGCGATGCTGACGGCCACCAAAGAGGCGCCATTCATGACCGAGAACAGGCGCTCAAGGAGCTGGCGCTGATCAATCACCGTTTCCACTCCGGGCTGCGAAGAGAAGGTCTCGCTGATGATCTGGTACTTTTCCGGATCCTTCATGTTGATGCGGAAGGATGCCGGGAGCTGGTCCGGCGTGACCGAATCTACGATGGGCGAATTCGAGAACTGGTCCTTGAAGTGCTTGTAGGCCTCTTCCTTGGACTCGAACTGGAAGTCGTTGATGTACTGCGCCACCGCCGGCGATTCCAGCAAGGCGTTAAGGCTCTCCTGCTGCTCGGGGGTGACTGGCCCGCTGGCGCAACCCGCCGCCGTCGACCCTTCACTACACAGGAAGATGGCCACCTGGACTTTGTCGTACCAGTAGCCCTTCATCTGGTTGATCTGCATTTGCAGCATGCCGGCCGCGCCCACGAAGGTGAGCGAGACGAACGTGACCAGGATGACGGAGACCACCATGGAGAGGTTGCGGCGGAGTCCGCTGCCGATCTCACCGAGAATAAACGCGAGCCTCATCGCTGTCCCTCGGCTTCGCCCGGCGTGCCCGCTTCGGGATTTTCCCGGCCGCTGGCGTCCTTGAGCCTGCGCGACTTGCCGACGACCGGAATCATGGAGGTGTAGAGGGCCCTTGCTTCGTCACGGATGACGATGCCGTTCTTGAGCTCAACGACGCGTTTGCGCATCTCATTGACGATGTCGTCGTCGTGCGTGGCCATCACCACGGTGGTGCCGTTTTGGTTGATCTTGTCCAGGATTCCCATGATGCCCATCGACGTGGTGGGGTCCAGGTTTCCGGTGGGCTCGTCGGCCAGGAGGATTCCGGGCCTGTTGACCACTGCGCGGGCAATGGCCACGCGCTGCTGTTCACCGCCGGAGAGCTCGTGTGGCATGCGGTGCTCTTTGCCCTCGAGGCCAACGGTCTTCAGGACCTCGGGGACTGTGTCCCTGATGACGCTGCGGCTCTTGCCAATGACCTGCATGGCGAAAGCTACGTTGGCGAAGACGTTTTTCTGGGGCAGGAGCCGGAAGTCCTGGAAGACAACGCCGATTCCGCGGCGGAGCCTGGGCACGCGCCAGCTTGAGATCTTGGCAACGTTCTGTCCGGCGACGTAAACAGCGCCGGATGTTGCCCTGTCTTCCTTGAGCACCAGCCGGAGGAAGGTGGACTTGCCGGAGCCGGATGCGCCCACCAGGAACGCAAATTCGCCGCGGTCAATCTCAAGGTTGACGGAGTCCAGCGCAGGCCGGGCTTTCTGGTCGTAGACCTTGGTGACATTTTCGAATCGGATCATGGCCCTAAGTACCCTGCAGGGCATGGCTGATTCTGATGCAGCCCAGTTCTGCAGCCGGTGCGCGGGTTTTCGTTTGGGGGAAGTAGGGCCCCGGCCCCTCGACTATACGCAGGAGTATCCGCGTATCACGCTGTTATTCGGGGGCGTGTCGGCTAATTGGGCCCCGGAGCCTGCGGCCGGAGGGCCTATTTTGCCGCGTTCCGGTTGTCGGTGCGCCAGCGGATCCCGGCGTCGATGAAGTCGTCGATCTCGCCGTCGAACACCGCAGAGGTGTTGCCCACCTCGTGCTCGGTCCGCAGGTCCTTGACCATCTGGTACGGATTCAGGACGTAGGACCGCATCTGGTCACCCCAGGACGCCTTGACGTCGCCGGCCAGCGCCTTCTTTTCGGCGTCTTCCTGTTCCTTCTTGAGGAGCAGGAGCCGGGACTGCAGGACGCGCATGGCGGCGGCGCGGTTCTGCAGCTGGGACTTTTCGTTCTGCATGGAAACCACGGTGCCGGTGGGGATGTGGGTGAGGCGGACGGCGGAGTCGGTGGTGTTGACCGACTGGCCACCCGGGCCGGATGAGCGGAACACGTCAACACGGATCTCGTTGTCCGGGATTTCGATGGAGTCTGTCTGCTCGATGAGCGGAATCACTTCGACGGCGGCGAAGGACGTCTGGCGCCGGCCCTGGTTGTCGAAGGGGCTGATGCGGACCAGCCGGTGGGTGCCCGCCTCGACGCTGAGCGTGCCGAAGGCGTAGGGGGCCTTGACTTCGAAGGTTGCCGACTTCAGACCGGCTTCCTCCGCGTAGGAGGTGTCCATGACCGTGGTGGGGTAGCCGTGGCGTTCAGCCCAACGGAGGTACATGCGCATCAGCATCTCGGCGAAGTCGGCAGCATCCACGCCGCCGGCACCCGCACGAATGGATACGACGGCCTCACGCTCGTCATACTCACCGGAAAGCAGGGTGACCACTTCGAGTTCCTTCAGGGCCTTCTTGATGGACTCCAGCTCAGTGGCGGCCTCCCCCATCGAAGCAGCGTCGTCCTCGTCCTGCCCCAGCTCCACCAGGACCTCAAGGTCGTCGATCCGTGACACCAGGTTGTTGAGGCGTTCCAGTTCCGACTGACGGTGTGAGAGCCGGGAAGTGATTTTCTGGGCCGCTGCGGGATCGTCCCAGAGGTCCGGTTCGCCCGCCCGCTCGCTCAATTCAGCGATGTCTTCCTTGAGCGCCTCTACGTCAGAGACCCGCTCAATGGACTCGTAGGTGGCGCGAAGAGCGCGGATTTCAGCGGAAAAATCAATATTGGCCATGGTTGTTTAAGCCTACGCTATCCGGGGCAGGGCGCCGGCGTGCATGAGTGGGCGGCCCGGCAGCGTACCTTCCTGCGCGTCCGGGCACTCAGCGCGTCAGCCTTGAGCGGGCCGTTGACGTCGCCTCGATCCTGATGCCGTCGGGCACCAGGAAGTTCACCACCGGCGGATGGACTGCAGCGGTCAACACAACGACGGCGGTGGCATCGTCGGGACTGCCTGTTGCCCCGGCGACTGCGAGGCCGTGGAAACGTTGGGAGGCGGGGCTCCTTGCGAGGAAGTCGGCTGCGACGCTCCGGACCCGGGCGGGATTGAGCGTGGCCGACGGGCTGCCGCCCTGCGTTTCCACCTCACCCAGGGTGTAGCTGTCCGCAGCAGCCAGGGAGGCGCCGTCGGCCAGGGACAGCAGCCGCTTGTGCTCCAGGTAAACGGAGGAAATGCCAATCACCACCGTGGCCACCAGCAGCGCCAAGGTTATATAGCCGAGGATCATCACCATCATTTGGCCGCCTTCGCCTCCTGCGGTCCTGGTGGTTACCGTCCTGGCGGTCACATTCTTGACGGTCACCGTCCTGGCGGTCACCGGAACCGGCCCACCAGTTGTGTGGCGGACGCTTCCACCTCGCTCGCGGCCAGGCGGAAACCTTCGTTGAAGGGCACGAACGGCAGGGGCACGGCCAGGGTTACTGTAACGGTGACCGCGGTGCCTGCGGCCTGGCAGTCTGCGGGATTGCAGGATGTGGCAACGCTGGCCTCCTCAGGCCGGTGGCCAAAGTCGGAAAGTGCGACGGCGACAGCCTGTTCTGCTGCGGCCTGTGCTGTTGCCCCGTCAGGCTGGGCCACATAGACCTTCGCGGCCTGGTCGGCAGCGCCCACCACGGCAAAGGAGCCGCCCTGGATCTGCCCCACGGTGATGACGAAGTAGACCAGCGGCACCATCAGCAGGAGGGCCAGGAACGTGAATTCGACCACCGCACTCCCCTGTTCGTGCTGGCGGGCAGGTTCCTGTGATGCACCACTTTCCCGCGGTATCCGGCAAAGTGCCGCGGCCAGCCTGGCACTGAACGGGAACCAGAGGGATTTATGGCTGGACCGCCGCATGCCCCTTCACCTCCAGCATCTCCCGGGGACCAATAAGACCGATCACGGGCATGGGAGCCCGTACCGTCACTTCGAGGGTGCGAAACCCCTGGATGGTCGCTTCGCTCGTGCTGACGTGTTCGGCGAATCCGGGATTCAGCGCCGCGCCAATCAACCCGCGGGTC
The Arthrobacter sp. PGP41 genome window above contains:
- the ftsX gene encoding permease-like cell division protein FtsX — encoded protein: MRLAFILGEIGSGLRRNLSMVVSVILVTFVSLTFVGAAGMLQMQINQMKGYWYDKVQVAIFLCSEGSTAAGCASGPVTPEQQESLNALLESPAVAQYINDFQFESKEEAYKHFKDQFSNSPIVDSVTPDQLPASFRINMKDPEKYQIISETFSSQPGVETVIDQRQLLERLFSVMNGASLVAVSIAGVMIVCAILLIATTIRLSAFSRRRETGIMRLVGASKTVIQLPFILEGVIAAVIGAALASATLWAVAHFFLGDYMAQQYPDTAFISAGQTLILAPALIILGGSLAGISSLLTLRRYLRV
- the smpB gene encoding SsrA-binding protein SmpB gives rise to the protein MPKESGRKVVATNRKARHDYHVLDTYEAGIALMGTEVKSLREGHASMVDGFCTFYNDELWMEAIHIPEYNQGSWTNHAARRRRKLLLHREELIKISHKVRESGYTIVPLQLYFVDGKAKVEIGVARGKREYDKRQTLREQQDNREAQREMRERNRRR
- a CDS encoding pilus assembly protein TadG-related protein; the protein is MMVMILGYITLALLVATVVIGISSVYLEHKRLLSLADGASLAAADSYTLGEVETQGGSPSATLNPARVRSVAADFLARSPASQRFHGLAVAGATGSPDDATAVVVLTAAVHPPVVNFLVPDGIRIEATSTARSRLTR
- the prfB gene encoding peptide chain release factor 2; amino-acid sequence: MANIDFSAEIRALRATYESIERVSDVEALKEDIAELSERAGEPDLWDDPAAAQKITSRLSHRQSELERLNNLVSRIDDLEVLVELGQDEDDAASMGEAATELESIKKALKELEVVTLLSGEYDEREAVVSIRAGAGGVDAADFAEMLMRMYLRWAERHGYPTTVMDTSYAEEAGLKSATFEVKAPYAFGTLSVEAGTHRLVRISPFDNQGRRQTSFAAVEVIPLIEQTDSIEIPDNEIRVDVFRSSGPGGQSVNTTDSAVRLTHIPTGTVVSMQNEKSQLQNRAAAMRVLQSRLLLLKKEQEDAEKKALAGDVKASWGDQMRSYVLNPYQMVKDLRTEHEVGNTSAVFDGEIDDFIDAGIRWRTDNRNAAK
- the ftsE gene encoding cell division ATP-binding protein FtsE is translated as MIRFENVTKVYDQKARPALDSVNLEIDRGEFAFLVGASGSGKSTFLRLVLKEDRATSGAVYVAGQNVAKISSWRVPRLRRGIGVVFQDFRLLPQKNVFANVAFAMQVIGKSRSVIRDTVPEVLKTVGLEGKEHRMPHELSGGEQQRVAIARAVVNRPGILLADEPTGNLDPTTSMGIMGILDKINQNGTTVVMATHDDDIVNEMRKRVVELKNGIVIRDEARALYTSMIPVVGKSRRLKDASGRENPEAGTPGEAEGQR
- a CDS encoding M23 family metallopeptidase; translated protein: MNLTDQTSPRHRLNSRRMAHRKSILSGLLAVVLAAGLASSTAPAFADELEDRQRALEAEAARVQQSLEFVDSRIAKAASDLVIYQGQLPGAQQALLEAQGRVAGAVKEVEALSARVDMAQQNKAKITQQLETDKQKIADTKKLIGQIATQAYKSGGVPSNLSLFFGANNGGSLTETMDLADQAMRSQNAAMDKLSQQNATNVNSEARLQAVEAEIKDLKAKADAALEREKAARDEAAARKEEVDRLIADTTRLDAELQAAKPGIQSQLAGVQASQNAVAAEIQERDRKLREAWEAEQRRLAAEAAAAAAAAAAARNQPPPPVQPFVPPIGSPSAFGLRHPFDGSVPITSGFGWRATPPGTIDFYGQGGYLHTGIDFGAACGTPVYAAAAGEVFSSGWSSADGGGWRVKISHGLVEGNTLNTIYYHNASIVVSNGQRVSQGQLIAYSGNTGNSTGCHAHFETWLNGTAVDPMRLL